A DNA window from Ranitomeya imitator isolate aRanImi1 chromosome 2, aRanImi1.pri, whole genome shotgun sequence contains the following coding sequences:
- the CASP2 gene encoding caspase-2, whose product MLGGMLDHHKDALIRLRVMLIQEMVPDELIDHLIGKKVLTAYMQEKIQSKGVSFRQNSALLDLLPKRGPNAFSIFCAALRDTNQGHLAEQLEQQTRMPKPEESCFPLSVEEHGGMHRWRDPCERCMDDGDGPGSVSRTSVNFYLSHYTSAYKMTTRPRGICLIISNVSFSTPDLDYRHGGEVDLNVLKLLFFQLNFRVMERSNISAEKIISELEHFSKLPDHSELDSCIIAILSHGVDGAVYGSDGKLVQLQDVFTLLDNAHCPQLQNKPKMFFIQACRGEETDRGVDQRDGREQTGSPGCEQSDAGREDGRIRLPTQSDMICAYACLKGTVSLRNTKHGSWFIQDLTDVFSKHAKDTHVADMLVKVNARIKKREGHAPGTEYDRCKEMSEYSSTLCRDLYLFPGFPPVTCAPALLSPT is encoded by the exons ATGCTGGGTGGGATGCTGGATCACCACAAAGATGCCCTCATCAGACTGAGAGTGATGTTAATCCAGGAGATGGTGCCTGACGAGCTGATCGACCATCTGATAGGGAAGAAAGTGCTCACTGCCTACATGCAAGAGAAAATCCAG TCCAAGGGAGTGAGTTTCCGACAGAACAGCGCTCTGCTGGATTTGCTCCCTAAGCGAGGACCAAATGCATTCTCCATCTTCTGCGCTGCGCTGCGAGACACCAATCAGGGGCACTTGGCTGAACAGTTGGAGCAGCAAACGAGAATGCCCAAACCAGAG GAGTCCTGCTTTCCTTTATCTGTGGAGGAGCACGGAGGGATGCATCGCTGGCGAG ATCCCTGTGAGAGATGTATGGATGACGGCGACGGTCCAGGGAGTGTGTCTCGAACCTCCGTGAATTTCTACCTGTCGCATTACACGTCT GCCTACAAGATGACCACCCGGCCGCGCGGGATCTGCCTGATCATTAGCAATGTCTCCTTCTCCACTCCGGATCTCGACTATCGACACGGAGGGGAAGTGGATCTGAACGTACTGAAACTTTTGTTCTTCCAGCTGAACTTCAGAGTCATGGAGCGCAGCAACATCTCTGCTGAG AAAATTATATCTGAACTGGAACATTTCTCCAAACTGCCTGATCACTCCGAGCTGGACTCCTGTATCATCGCCATCTTATCCCATGGAGTAGATGGTGCTGTGTACGGATCTGATGGCAAACTTGTACAG CTGCAGGATGTCTTCACACTGTTGGACAATGCGCACTGCCCACAGCTGCAGAACAAACCCAAGATGTTCTTCATCCAGGCGTGCCGAGGAG AGGAGACGGATCGAGGTGTGGACCAGCGAGACGGACGAGAGCAGACCGGATCGCCTGGTTGTGAGCAGAGCGACGCAGGGAGAGAGGATGGGAGAATTCGGCTGCCAACCCAGTCTGACATGATCTGCGCCTACGCCTGTCTGAAGG GTACTGTATCACTTCGCAACACAAAGCACGGATCGTGGTTCATACAAGATCTTACTGATGTGTTCTCCAAACATGCGAAGGACACGCATGTAGCTGACATGCTGGTTAAG GTGAACGCCCGCATTAAAAAGCGAGAGGGGCACGCTCCTGGGACTGAATACGACCGCTGCAAAGAGATGTCCGAATACAGCAGCACCCTGTGCCGAGATCTGTACTTGTTCCCAGGATTTCCCCCTGTGACTTGCGCACCTGCACTTCTGTCTCCTACATAG